One window of the Diospyros lotus cultivar Yz01 chromosome 12, ASM1463336v1, whole genome shotgun sequence genome contains the following:
- the LOC127787167 gene encoding expansin-like B1: protein MGSAPKSYFLLYMMALLPALCYTKDSHGGSKATYYNTPDGLGTPNGACGYGEYGRTVYGGNAGAVSNKLLRNGTGCGACYAVRCKIPHLCNSGGVKVVATGNRGDNTDFILSKHAYAAMANPKVASKLFACGVVPIEYKRVSCRYPNHNLAVKVHEWSRYPNYLAIVVLYQDGKSDITAVQVLQADGRLWRNMGKLNGAGAIWGVANPPRCALTLRIQGSGSRGQKWVNLARVIPRYWVPGTTYETRIKLA from the exons ATGGGTTCTGCACCGAAAAGCTACTTTCTCCTCTATATGATGGCTCTCCTGCCTGCACTTTGTTACACCAAAGATAGCCATGGGGGCTCTAAAGCAACTTACTATAATACTCCTGATGGCCTGGGCACTCCAA atgGAGCTTGTGGGTATGGTGAATATGGAAGAACTGTCTACGGTGGCAATGCGGGAGCAGTCTCAAATAAGCTTTTAAGGAATGGAACTGGCTGTGGGGCTTGCTATGCG GTGAGGTGCAAGATCCCACATCTTTGCAATTCAGGTGGAGTGAAGGTGGTGGCGACAGGCAATCGCGGAGACAATACAGACTTCATACTCAGCAAGCACGCCTACGCGGCCATGGCTAATCCCAAAGTGGCCTCCAAGCTATTTGCTTGCGGTGTTGTTCCCATAGAGTATAAGAGAGTTTCGTGCCGCTACCCAAATCACAACCTGGCAGTAAAGGTCCATGAGTGGAGCAGGTACCCAAATTACCTAGCCATAGTCGTCTTATACCAAGACGGGAAAAGTGACATCACAGCTGTTCAAGTTTTGCAA GCTGATGGTCGGCTATGGAGGAACATGGGAAAGCTCAATGGTGCGGGAGCAATATGGGGCGTGGCTAATCCACCAAGATGTGCGCTAACGTTGAGAATCCAAGGGAGTGGGAGCCGAGGCCAAAAGTGGGTGAACCTGGCTAGAGTGATTCCTAGGTATTGGGTGCCTGGCACTACTTATGAAACTCGCATTAAacttgcataa